Proteins from a genomic interval of Stenotrophomonas sp. 24(2023):
- a CDS encoding SapC family protein — translation MTTASDTPTTAAPTSAPLFYNRPVPLQADVHADVRILPGRLGFAAATNSIPLVAGEFALALHHYPILFAGDDAVPMAAVGVTEDNLFVSEGEWDANSYIPAYVRRHPFIFIDTGDENQFLLGLDEESDRVVKGGSEGQPLFVDGKAEEIVQNALDFCGQFTREHEQTRAFSQALKAQDLLVVRNATVRTHDGREFNLNGFQVIDAEKLQALPEAIVVDWHRKGWLSLANQHLMSLGRFSDLTNRMAARAA, via the coding sequence ATGACCACCGCAAGCGACACCCCGACCACCGCTGCCCCGACCAGCGCCCCCCTGTTCTACAACCGTCCGGTGCCGCTGCAGGCCGATGTGCACGCTGACGTCCGCATCCTGCCGGGCCGGCTCGGCTTCGCCGCCGCCACCAACTCCATTCCGCTGGTGGCGGGCGAGTTCGCCCTGGCCCTGCACCACTACCCGATCCTGTTCGCCGGTGACGACGCGGTGCCGATGGCGGCCGTGGGCGTGACCGAAGACAACCTGTTCGTCAGCGAAGGCGAATGGGATGCCAACAGCTACATCCCGGCCTACGTGCGCCGCCACCCGTTCATCTTCATCGACACCGGCGATGAGAACCAGTTCCTGCTGGGCCTGGACGAGGAAAGCGATCGCGTGGTGAAGGGCGGCAGCGAAGGCCAGCCCCTGTTCGTTGATGGCAAGGCCGAGGAAATCGTGCAGAACGCGCTGGATTTCTGCGGCCAGTTCACCCGTGAGCACGAACAGACCCGTGCGTTCTCGCAGGCGCTGAAGGCGCAGGATCTGCTGGTGGTGCGCAATGCCACCGTGCGCACCCACGACGGCCGCGAATTCAACCTCAATGGCTTCCAGGTCATCGATGCCGAGAAGCTGCAGGCGCTGCCGGAAGCGATCGTCGTCGATTGGCACCGCAAGGGCTGGCTGTCGCTGGCCAACCAGCACCTGATGTCGCTGGGGCGCTTCAGTGACCTGACCAACCGCATGGCGGCACGCGCGGCCTGA